The genome window CACCACAAGTGGTGCGTGAGGCAGGTGTCGCCGGCGTGGCAATCACCCAGCCCCTGGCATTTGGTGGCGTCGACGGATTCATTGACCGCGTCGATCACCTGGGCGACCTGAATGCCCTGCATGTCGCGGGACAACTGATAGCCACCACCCGGCCCACGCACACTGGACACCAGGTTGCTGCGACGCAATTTGGCGAACAGTTGCTCGAGGTAGGACAGGGAAATGCCTTGGCGCTCAGAGATATCGGCCAGGGACACCGGCCCAGTTTGCGCGTGCAAAGCCAAGTCGAGCATGGCGGTCACCGCGTATCGGCCTTTTGTAGTCAGTCTCATGGACAAGTACCAAGGTGTTTCAGAATGGGAGCAAGTATGCGATTCCCGAGTATTTAAGTCAACTATAAGACCTAGTACTTTAGTCAGGATTACCCGTAAAAAGGGCGCGCGAATCATAGCAGGATGGGGTGGGGACGAACAGCGGGAACAGGGCCGGATGGAGATTGCTGGATCAACGGAGGTCAAAATGTGGGAGGGGGCTTGCTCCCGATAGCGATGTACCAGCCATGAAAGTGGTGACTGACACACCGCCATCGGGGGCAAGCCCCCCTCCCACAGAAAGGCCTTAACCGGCCTTGGAGGCAGCCTCGTCCTTGATTTCGGCGAAGTCTTCTTCGCGCAACTCAGGCAGATCCTTGGCGCAATACGGGCTACCCAGATCCTTCAGCGCACCACACATACCCTCCAACTTGCCGTCCACCGCCTGCAGATGGTCGAGCAACTGGCCGATAGCGCGCGCCACCGGGTCGGGCATATCTTCGCTGACACCGTAGGCATCAAAACCGATTTTCTCGGCCATGGCCTTGCGCTTGGCCTCCTGCTCGTCGCCGGCTTCCGGCTTGACGATGATCCGGCCTGGAATACCGACAACGGTCGCACCCGGAGGCACAGCCTTGGTCACGACAGCATTGGAACCGACCTTGGCACCCGCACCGACGGTGAAAGGGCCGAGCACCTTGGCGCCCGCCCCCACCACCACGCCATCACCCAGCGTGGGGTGCCGCTTGCCTTTGTTCCAGCTGGTGCCGCCCAGGGTCACGCCCTGATAAAGGGTGACGTCATCACCAATTTCGGCGGTCTCACCAATCACGATGCCCATGCCGTGGTCGATGAAGAAGCGGCGACCCACCTTGGCCCCCGGGTGAATCTCGATCCCGGTCAACCAGCGACCGAAGTTCGACACCAGCCGCGCCAGCCATTTCCAGCCCATGCCCCACAAGGCGCCGGACAGGCGATGGATCCAGATAGCGTGCATGCCCGGGTAGCAGGTGAGCACTTCAAAGGCGTTGCGCGCCGCCGGGTCACGGTGGAAAACACTCTGGATATCTTCTCGCAAACGCTCGAACATTTTTAATCCTTCCGCTTAAGAAGCTCGCCACGGGCCGCTTTCTGGGTTTCCGTGAGGATGCCACGCAATATATTCATTTCTGCCCGACTGACCGAGCTGCGTCCGTAAAGGCGACGCAGGCGCGCCATCAAGTGCCGTGGCTTTTCCGGATCGAGGAACTCGATGACCACCAGGGTTTGCTCCAGGTGTTCATAGAACCGTTCCAGCTCGTCCATGGTGGCCAGCTCGCCACTTTTGGTCGAGGCAACCTCTTCCTTCTCTACCTTGCTCGGCTGGCCAGCAGCGGCCAGCCAGGCCATGCGCACTTCGTAAGTCAACACCTGCACCGCTGCCCCGAGGTTCAGCGAGCTGAATTCAGGGTCTGATGGGATGTGCACGTGGTAGTGACATCGCTGCAGCTCTTCATTGGTGAGGCCGGAGTCTTCACGGCCAAATACCAAGGCGATTTCAGCACCACCGGCGGCCTCTTCCACCACCTTGGTGCCGCACTCACGCGGATCCAGCAATGGCCAGGGGATACGACGGTCGCGAGCGCTGGTGCCGAGCACTAGGTTGCAGCCGACCAAAGCGTCTTCCAAGGTGGCGACAACCTGGGCTTTTTCAAGCAGGTCATTGGCCCCGGATGCACGAGCATCGGCCTCGTGGTGCGGGAACACGCGCGGTTCGACCAGCACCAGGCGCGTCAGCCCCATGTTTTTCATGGCTCGCGCCACCCCGCCGATGTTGCCGGGATGACTGGTATTGACCAAGACGACACGAATGTTTTGCAGCAAGGGAGGCGCTCTCGGACACGGGAAAGGGGAGCAAATCTTACAGAACAGCCTAAGGTTATGCCATGAAAGCTAACGTCGTCCTTCACCTGAAGAAAGTTTCTGCTAGAATGCTCGGCTTTCTTTAACAACCTTAGGTGACACATCCATGCAGCCCATGCTGAATATCGCGCTGCGCGCCGCCCGCAGCGCCAGTGAATTGATCTTCCGCTCCATCGAGCGCCTGGATACCATCAAGGTCGACGAAAAAGACGCCAAGGATTACGTATCCGAGGTGGATCGCGCCGCCGAACAGAAAATTATCGACGCCCTGCGCAAGGCCTACCCTACCCACGGCATCCTCGGTGAAGAAACCGGCCTGCACAAAGGCAGCGGCGAAGGCGAAGACTACCTGTGGATCATCGACCCACTGGATGGCACCACCAACTTCCTGCGCGGTATCCCGCACTTTGCCGTGAGCATTGCGTGTAAATACCGTGGCCGCCTGGAACACGCTGTTGTACTCGACCCAGTCCGCCAGGAAGAATTCACCGCCAGCCGTGGCCGTGGCGCCCAGCTGAATGGTCGCCGCCTGCGTGTCAGCGGCCGCACCAGCCTGGATGGCGCCCTGCTGGGTACCGGCTTCCCGTTCCGTGACGACCAGATGGACAACCTGGAAAACTACCTGGGCATGTTCCGCGCCCTGGTGGGCCAGACTGCCGGCATCCGTCGCGCTGGCGCAGCAAGCCTGGACCTGGCTTACGTGGCCGCCGGTCGTTTTGATGCGTTCTGGGAGTCGGGCCTGTCCGAGTGGGACATGGCGGCAGGCGCCCTGCTGATCCAGGAAGCAGGCGGCTTGGTGAGCGACTTCACCGGCGGTCACGACTTCCTCGAGAAAGGCCACGTGGTTGCAGGCAACACCAAGTGCTTCAAGGCAGTACTGACGGCGATCCAGCCGCACCTGCCGGCTTCGCTGAAGCGTTAAGCGAGCGAGCACAAAAAAAGCACCCCAAGGGGTGCTTTTTTTATGCCTGGGATTTGAGGTTTGCCGCGACTCCAGCAACAACACAAATCAATTGTGGGAGGGGGCTTGCCCCCGATTGCAGTGGGTCAGCACCTAACAAGCTGACTGATCCACCGCTATCGGGAGCAAGCCCCCTCCCACATTTTGAAATCACACAATTTTTTGCATCTGTACCAGGCTTGGAATTACTGCTGGTTCTGGCCCAGCACCAAGCGGCCTTCCTTGTCGACCGGAATCTGACCACCTGGATCACGGTCCATGCGCACCGAACCTTCCTTGCCATCCAAGGTGTAACGCACGTCATAGCCGACCACTTTGTCGCTGATGTCGTTGACGGTGTTACAACGAGTTTGCGTGGTGGTATAGGTATCGCGGTTCTGCATGCCTTCCTGAACCTTGTTACCAGCGTAACCACCGCCGACAGCACCGGCTACCGTAGCCAGTTTCTTGCCATTACCGCCACCCACCTGGTTGCCGAGCAGGCCACCGGCCAGTGCACCAACCACGGTGCCGACGATCTGATGCTGATCCTGCACCGGCTTCTGCCGGGTCACGGCGACGTCCTTGCAGACCTCGCGCGGGGTTTTGATCTGGGTTTTCACCGGCTGCACTGCCAGCACTTGCGCATACTCAGGGCCGCTTTTTACCAGGCTGTAGGTGGCAACAGCACCCCCGGCAGTCACACCGACAGCACCCAATACCGCACCAACCAGTAACGACTTGTTCACATGAACCTCCTGACCATCACAAACGGATCGAAAGATCCGCGCTATACCCAGCCTTGGAGCAAAAAAAAAGGCACGAGTTCAATACTCGTGCCTTCTTTGTAACAGCGGATCAACAAGCGCCCATCAAGGACGGTCGTCGACCTCCTTGCCGGTAGCCGCAGGAGGGATCAGGTCTTCACTGTTGAGGTTCAGCCAGATCAGCACCACGTTGGCGATGTAGATCGACGAGTAGGTACCCGCCAGCACGCCGATGAACAGCGCCAGGGAGAAGCCCCACAGGTTGTCGCCACCAAAGATCATCAGCGCCGCAATCGCCAGCAGCGTGGAGATCGACGTCGCCATGGTGCGCAGCAGGGTCTGGGTGGTGGAGATGTTGATGTTCTCGATCAGCGATGCCTTGCGCAGTACGCGGAAGTTCTCGCGAACCCGGTCGAATACCACGATGGTGTCGTTGAGCGAGTAACCAATGATCGCCAGCACAGCCGCCAGCACGGTCAGGTCGAAGGTAATCTGGAAGTACGCCAGGATACCCACGGTCACGATCACGTCGTGGATCAGCGACACAATGGCGCCAACACCGAACTTCCACTGAAAGCGGAACGCCAGGTAGATCATGATGCCGACCAGCGCCATCAGCATGCCGAGGCCGCCCTGGTCGCGTAGTTCTTCACCCACTTGCGGGCCGACGAACTCGACGCGCTTGACCGACGCCGGGTTGTCGCCGCCTACCTTCTGCAAGGCCTCGGCCACCTGGTGACCCAGTTGCGGGTCTTCGCCCGGCATACGCACCAGCAGGTCGGTGGTAGCACCGAAGCTCTGCACGATGGCTTCGTGATAGCCGGCCTTGACCAGCTCGTTGCGCACCAGGGTAACGTCGGCCGGCTTCTCGTAGGTCAGCTCGATGAGCGTACCGCCGGTGAAGTCCAGACCGTAGTTCAGGCCCTTATGGAACCAGCTGAACAACGCCAGAACGGTAAGGAGCACGGTGACGCCGAACGCAATGTTGCGAACGCCCATGAAGTTGATTGTACGTAACATGGCAGCCCCTTAAATCCACAACTTCTTGAAGTCACGCCCGCCAAAGATCAGGTTGACCATTGCGCGGGTCACCATGATGGCCGTGAACATCGAGGTAAAGATACCGAGGGACATGGTCACCGCAAAACCTTTGACCGGGCCGGTGCCCATGGCAAAGAGAATCCCGCCGACCAGCAACGTGGTCAGGTTGGAGTCGAGAATCGCGGTAAATGCCCGGCCGAAGCCTTCGTTGATTGCACGCTGTACGGTCATGCCCGCCGCGATCTCTTCACGGATCCGCGAGAAGATCAGTACGTTGGCGTCTACCGCCATACCCATGGTGAGTACGATACCGGCGATACCTGGCAGGGTCAGTGTAGCGCCCAGCAGCGACATCAGGGCCAGCAGCATCACCATGTTGCCCGCCAGGGCCACGGTGGCGATGATACCGAAGAAGCGGTAGATGGCGATGATGAACAGCGACACGAACAGCATGCCCCACAACGCCGCATCGATACCCTTGGTGATGTTGTCGGCACCCAGGCTCGGGCCGATGGTACGTTCTTCAGCGAAGTACATCGGCGCCGCCAGGCCACCGGCACGCAGCAACAGGGCCAGCTCCGAGGATTCGCCCTGGCCGTTCAGGCCAGTGATACGGAATTGAGCACCCAGCGGCGACTGGATGGTCGCCAGGCTGATGATCTTCTTTTCTTCCTTGAAGGTCTGGACCGGCACGTCTTTCTCGACGCCGTCGACCATCTGCTTGGTGTAGGTGGTCACCGGGCGCTGCTCGATGAAGATCACCGCCATGCTGCGACCGACGTTGCTGCGCGTAGCGCGACTCATCAGGTCGCCACCGTGGCCATCCAGGCGGATGTTCACTTCAGGCGTACCGTGCTGCGAGTCGAAACCGGCCTTGGCATCGGTGACCTGGTCACCGGTGATGATCAAGCCACGCTCGATCAGTGCAGGAGGACGGTTGCCTTCGCGGAACTCGAACTCCTCGGCAGTGGCGCGGGTAGCACCCGGCTCAGCCGCCAGGCGGAATTCCAGGTTGGCCGTCTTGCCCAGGATACGCTTGGCTTCAGCCGTGTCCTGCACGCCCGGCAGCTCAACCACGATGCGGTTGGCGCCCTGGCGCTGGACGATCGGCTCGGCCACACCCAGCTCGTTGACGCGGTTACGCACCGTGGTCAAGTTCTGTTTGATGGAGTATTCACGGATTTCCGCGATCTTGGCCGGCGTCATCGCCAGGCGCAGTACAGGCTGACCATTGAGGTCGGCCGGTACGATGTCGAAATCGTTGAAGTTCTTGCGGACCAGCGCACGGGCCTGTTCGCGGGACGCTTCGTCAGAGAAGCCCAGCTGGATGGCACCGTTGAACTGCGGCAGGCTGCGATAGCGCAGCTTCTCTTTGCGCAGCAGGCTCTTCACGTCGCCTTCGTAGACTTTCAGGCGAGCGTCGAGGGCCTTGTCCATGTCGACTTCCAGCAGGAAGTGCACACCACCGGACAAGTCCAGGCCCAGTTTCATCGGGTGCGCGCCAATGCTGCGCAGCCATTGTGGGGTGGTCTGTGCCAGGTTGAGCGCGACTACATAGTCATCACCCATGGCCTTGCGTACGACGTCCTTGGCCGGCAATTGGTCTTCTGCCTTGGTCAGGCGCAACAAGCCGCCTTTGGCACCAGCCGCCAATGTTGCCGCCTTGACCTGGATACCCGCGTCGGTGAGCGCTTTGCTCGCACGGTCCAGATCGGCCTGATTGACCTGCAGCGAAGTGCTGGCGCCAGTGATCTGGATCGCCGGGTCATCAGGATAAAGATTGGGAGCGGAATAAATAAAACCGATCGCCAGCACCGCCAGGATCAGTACGTATTTCCACAGAGGGTATTTGTTCAGCATCACGCCGCCCGCTTATAACGCGGGGCGCCTTGCGCGCCCCGTCGATTGGTAAAGGTTGTTACTCAGATCGCTTTGAGCGTGCCTTTTGGCAGCGTGGCGGCGATGGCGCCCTTCTGGAACTTCATTTCTACGGTGTCGGAGACTTCCAGGACCACGAAAGCATCGGAAACCTTGGTGATCTTGCCGGCGATACCGCCAGTGGTCACCACTTCGTCGCCTTTTTGCAGGCTGCCGAGCAGGTTTTTCTGCTCTTTGGCGCGCTTGGCCTGTGGACGCCAGATCATCAGGTAGAAGATGACCAGGAAGCCGACCAGGAAAATCCACTCGAAACCACCGCCCATAGGACCGGCAGCGGCAGGCGCAGCGGCATCAGCCATGGCGTTAGAGATAAAAAAGCTCATTTAGCACTCCAGTTGCAAATAGTGAATCTTAGGGTCGGAAAACTCAGTCCAAGGGCGGCACAGGAAGCCCGCGCTTGGCATAGAAGGCATCGACGAAGGCGGCCAATGTACCCTGTTGAATAGCCTCGCGCAAACCAGCCATCAGGACTTGGTAGTGACGCAAATTGTGGATGGTATTCAACATGCTACCCAGCATTTCCCCGCACTTGTCCAGATGGTGCAGATAAGCACGGGAGAAGTTCTGGCAGGTGTAGCAGTCACAGGTGGGATCCAGCGGCGAATCATCATGGCGATGGAACGCGTTACGGATCTTCAGCACGCCTGTATCGATGAACAGATGCCCATTGCGGGCATTACGGGTTGGCATCACGCAATCGAACATGTCCACACCGCGGCGCACACCCTCTACGAGATCTTCCGGTTTGCCAACGCCCATAAGGTAACGAGGTTTGTCAGCCGGCATCAGGCCCGGCAGGTAATCCAGCACCTTGATCATCTCGTGCTTGGGCTCGCCCACCGACAGACCGCCGATGGCCAGGCCGTCAAAGCCGATCTTATCGAGGCCTTCGAGCGAGCGTTTGCGCAGGCTTTCATGCATGCCGCCCTGGACGATGCCGAACAGCGCTGCGGTGTTGTCGCCATGGGCGTTCTTCGAACGCTGTGCCCAACGCAGGGACAATTCCATGGAGATACGCGCGACGTCTTCGTCAGCCGGGTACGGTGTGCACTCGTCGAAAATCATCACGATGTCGGAGCCGAGGTCGCGCTGCACCTGCATCGACTCTTCCGGGCCCATGAACACCTTGGAACCGTCCACCGGCGAGGCGAAGGTCACGCCCTCCTCCTTGATCTTGCGCATGGCACCCAGGCTGAACACCTGGAAACCACCCGAGTCGGTCAGGATCGGGCCTTGCCACTTCATGAAGTCATGCAGGTCGCCATGCTTCTTGATCACTTCCGTGCCCGGGCGCAGCCACAAGTGGAAAGTGTTGCCGAGGATGATTTCGGCACCGGTGGCGACGATGTCACGCGGCAGCATGCCTTTTACGGTGCCGTAAGTGCCCACGGGCATGAAGGCCGGGGTCTCGACGGTGCCGCGTGGAAAGGTCAGGCGACCACGACGGGCTTTACCGTCGGTGGCAAGCAATTCAAACGACATACGACTCATAGTTGTTCCTCTGGGCCGCGTGGCGCCGGGTTACGGGTGATAAACATCGCATCACCGTAGCTGAAAAAACGGTATCCATTGTCGATGGCGGCTTGGTAAGCGGCCATGGTCTCGGGATAACCGGCAAATGCCGACACCAGCATCAACAGCGTGGATTCCGGCAAATGGAAGTTGGTGACCAGGCAATCGACCACATGGAACGGCCGGCCTGGGTAAATAAAGATATCGGTGTCGCCACTGAACGGCTTGAGCACGCCATCACGCGCCGCACTCTCCAACGAGCGTACGCTGGTGGTGCCCACCGCGATCACTCGCCCGCCGCGTGCCTTGCACGCTTGAACCGCATCCACGACGTCCTGGCTGACTTCCAGCCACTCGCTGTGCATATGGTGGTCTTCGATCTTATCCACACGCACCGGCTGAAACGTACCGGCCCCCACGTGCAGGGTCACATAGGCAGTCTCGACGCCCTTGGCGGCAATCGCGTCCAGCAGCGGCTGGTCGAAATGCAGCCCGGCAGTCGGTGCAGCGACGGCGCCCAAGCGCTGGGAGTACACCGTCTGATAGCGCTCGCGGTCCGAGTCTTCGTCGGGGCGGTCTATATAAGGAGGCAACGGCATATGGCCGACGCGCTCCAGCAGCGGCAACACCTCTTCGGCGAACTTGAGCTCGAACAGCGCATCATGGCGCGCCACCATCTCGGCTTCGCCACCGCCATCGATGAGGATGCTCGAACCCGGTTTTGGCGACTTGCTGGAGCGCACATGGGCCAGCACGCGATGGCTGTCCAGCACCCGTTCCACCAGAATTTCCAGCTTGCCGCCGGAAGCTTTCTGGCCAAACAGCCGCGCCGGAATCACCCGGGTATTGTTGAACACCATCAAGTCGCCTGGGCGCAAATGCTCAAGCAAATCAGTGAATTGACGGTGTGCGAGGGCACCGCTGAGCCCGTCCAGGGTCAGCAGTCGACTGGCGCGACGCTCGGCCAAAGGGTGGCGAGCGATCAGCGAATCAGGGAGCTCAAAAGTAAAGTCAGCAACGCGCATGATGGGGTTCGTCTAGCAGGGCCGGGAAGTCTAGCCGAAATAGTCAAAATTGACCATGAAACGTGATTGACCAACGGTAATCACCTCTCTATACTTCGCCGCCATTGAGCCCTGATGGCGGAATTGGTAGACGCGGCGGATTCAAAATCCGTTTTCGAAAGGAGTGGGAGTTCGAGTCTCCCTCGGGGCACCATCTTAAAAAAAGACCTTGAAATTCAAGGTCTTTTTTTTCGTCTGTCGGAAAGTGAACGACGCGCCAGTGGAGGTAGCGGGACCATGGAATTGTTGCTTGAAGCGGTTGCGTTGTTCGCCCTCAAACTGGTGCATGAGACCGAGGGCGGCAGCCCGGTTTTGCGTGATGACCCGGTGATGGTTGGGCACGACCGCGAGGTGTTTGGGTTGTTGGTGCGGCAGGGAGATTTGGTGGGGATTCAGTTGAAGCTCGATGAGTGCCTGGAACCAGCGCTCGATTCCTTGGGAGGTGCCATAACCGTGATGGGTCGCGAGCTGCAACGGCTGGCGCTGGACGCACGCCAAGCGTCGACACTCGATGAACTCAATGCTCCGCTCAACACACTCAAGGTTTACCTGAAGGCGATCCTGTAACGCTCAGTTTACCGTCGCCCTTCCACCGCCATCCGCACCGCCAACCCCATCAACACCGAGCCCATCAACCAGCGCTGCACCACCTGCCAACTGGGCCGAGTGACGAAAAACACCGCGATCGACCCCGCCATGGTGGCAATCACCGCGTTGACGCTCACGCTGATGAAAATCTGCGTAAAGCCCAACACCAGGGATTGCGTCAACACACTGCCGTGGCCGTTCGGGTCGATGAACTGCGGCAGCAGCGACAAATACATCACTGCCACCTTGGGGTTGAGCAGGTTGGTCACCAGGCCCATGGTGAACAGCTTGCGCGGGCTGTCCTTGGGCAAATCCCGCACCTGGAACGGCGAACGCCCACCCGGCCGGATCGCCTGCCAGGCCATGTACGCCAGGTACAGCGCGCCGCCGAAACGCAGCGCGTCATAGGCAAACGGCACCGCCATGACCAGGGCCGTGATCCCCAAGGCCGCGCACAGCATATAAACCAGAAAACCCAACGCAACACCGCCCAGGGAAATCAACCCGGCCGTGCGCCCCTGGCAAATCGAACGGGAGATCAGGTAAATCATGTTCGGGCCGGGCGTGAGCACCATGCCGAGTGAAATCAGCGCATAGGCCAGCCAACTGGACAGTTCGGGCATTGTTGGGCTCCTGGGGTGTTATTTTGTCGACGTGAAACATTTGGCCAAGGTTGTCGGCTTGGCCGCCATGGTAGGGCGTTCAAAATGCGCGCGTTAGATACAGATCCGCGAGCAAAACGGCATACACCCAAGAGGCAGGACATGATCGACTTCAATAACAAAGGCTTCTTCAAGCTCAAGCAAAACAACGAATACGCCGAACGCGTCGCCGCCCTGCTGCTGGACGGCGAAGAAGTGGTCGACGCCTACAAGGCCATGCGCGACGGCGTGGTGTTCACCACCAAGCGCATCATCGCGGTGAACGTGCAGGGGATTACCGGCAGCAAGAAGGATTTCACGTCGCTGCCGTATAAAAACATCGTGGCGTATTCGGTGGAGACGTCCGGGACGTTTGACCTGGATTCGGAGCTGGAGATTTACTTTTCGTCGCTGGGCAAAGTGAAATTCGAATTTACCGGCAAGACTTCGATTGTGGAAATCTCGCGGTTGATTTCCAAGCATCTGCTGGCCTGATCGGCAGGCAATTGATTTAGACGGCGGTACCCCAATCAAAATGTGGGAGGGGGCTTGCCCCCGATAGGGCCCTCTCCCACACCATCAAACCCCAGCCTTAAACCCCAAGGAGCTCAAACGCTCGCCTTCTAGAGCGCTGACAACCTGTTGCCTTTTCCCACACCAGCCATCGAACAAAGCTAATACCTCCCATTGCTCCCCCCTCGTAGGCTCACCTCCTCGCACAAGGAAGTGAGCCCGTCATGCCAGAACGCTTTTACCCACCCACCGAAGAAGAGTTACGCAAACAACGCATCCTGACGCCGCAGCCATCGCGTGCGCCGTATTCGCCATCGGTTGATTTTTTCGAGCCATCCCCTGCCCCAACCCCTACGCGAGCCAAACCTCCCGGCTGCGTCTTCATGAAGCCATGCCAACTGCCTGACGGCATCACTCATTACCTCAACCCGGCCGGGTATGTGCCGTTGGAGCTGATCAGGGAGTACGGCCACTTAAGCCTGCTGGGTGGGCGTGAGGTGGATAGCAGGGGCGCGGTTGCCTTGCGCAAGATCGGCGGCAGCACATTGCCCGCTGGCTTGGGCCAGTTGGCGTTGCGGTCGGCGGTTTGGGAGTCGGCGGCAACTGCCGTTGGATCGGTCGCCGGGGGCCTGCTGACGGGTTTGGTGGCGCTGGCCTGGCCGTCAGAGCTGGGTGATAGCGCGCTCTACAGCGAGGAGCAGTTGCGCTCAATGCAACGGGCGCGGTCGCAGATGCGGTTGCATATCGAGCAACGCGCGGACGGCACGCTCAAGGGGTATGGGTTCTACACGGGCAACCATGCCGATTGGCAGATGATTGATGTGGTGCAGTTCCAAAACCGTAGCGATCAGTTTGTAGCGGATTTGGGTGAGGGTGTGGAGCTGATCTGGACGCCAGCCTTTGATCCCACTGACATGCTGGGGATTCCGCCATTGGAGGCTGCGCCGCAAGCGCCGGTGATCTGGATTTATCCGCCGACGGAGAAGGCCGCGCAGATTCTGGTGAACCCGATTTATCCACCGGAGTATCGGGATTTTATTCTGGTGTTCCCGGTGGAGTCGGGGGTTCGGCCGCTGTATGTGGTGGTCAACAAGCCAAGGAAAGGGCTCAGAAACCCAGACCATGACTACTTCCCAGCCCTCAAAGCCGAAGATATAACAGGCTTCCCTGGTCTGATTCCGCAAAGGCCTGTGACGCCAAGAAGAGGGGGCGTTGGCTTACGCGAACGTTGGATAGACGCAAAAGGAAAAAGAATATTTGAATGGGATTCCAAGAAAGCCGAGCTGGAAGTCTATCGAAAAAGTGACTTGGAACACCTCGGTGCATTTGATCCTTATACCGCCGAGCGTCGAGGACCGGCGGACCCGAAACGTCGAATTTATAGATAAAGAGGAATTCTGAAAATGGTGATGAAAATCAGACTGCGATGGTACGAAAAGCACAGCAATGACTTGAAAGCGGATGAATACTCAGCGGATATCGCAGACCCAGACAGTATTTTTGAAGCATTGGGCTTAAGCGAAGAGACCGCGATATATGCCGACGTATTCAACGTCCAACCCAATTGGATAACGCTAATTCAGCCGTACTTCCAGCACGTGATCCAACCCAACCGCCTCGACTACCAAATCTCCTTCCGCTACCAAGGCGCCTGGCCACCGCCTCCAAAACAATCCAAAAAGGCGTCGTGATGCAATGAAACCCACATCGCAAAAACCCCTCCTCTACCGCTCAGTCAACACCCGAACCCATGGCCTGCGCCACGGCAGTTGTCGCGCCTACCGGTATGAGCGGCACACCAAAAGCGAAAAAGACAAACAATCAAACCGCGGTTCGATGCATAGCCATCAACGGCATGGCTTTGATTACACCCCGCTATTCCGCTTTCTCCTGTCCAAAGCCCCCCATGGGACCAGGTGTTCAGCGAAGCCAACGCCCGCCTGGATCGTCCGGAGCCGGTGTTCTGGATGGTCGCGCAACATGAAAGCGACAAGCAGGATTACGTGAGAACGGATGAAAACAGCTACTACAGCGGCTTGTATATCGACGAAGGCGGACTGCTGCAAAAGGTCAACCCACAGCTGACGCCCGAGCAGATGAAACCCGACTGCAGCTGCTGCACCCAAACCTTCAACGGTGTGGTA of Pseudomonas azotoformans contains these proteins:
- the iscR gene encoding Fe-S cluster assembly transcriptional regulator IscR — translated: MRLTTKGRYAVTAMLDLALHAQTGPVSLADISERQGISLSYLEQLFAKLRRSNLVSSVRGPGGGYQLSRDMQGIQVAQVIDAVNESVDATKCQGLGDCHAGDTCLTHHLWCDLSLQIHEFLSGISLADLVTRREVQEVAQRQDQRRCNTKAPRLDKIEASAVE
- the cysE gene encoding serine O-acetyltransferase gives rise to the protein MFERLREDIQSVFHRDPAARNAFEVLTCYPGMHAIWIHRLSGALWGMGWKWLARLVSNFGRWLTGIEIHPGAKVGRRFFIDHGMGIVIGETAEIGDDVTLYQGVTLGGTSWNKGKRHPTLGDGVVVGAGAKVLGPFTVGAGAKVGSNAVVTKAVPPGATVVGIPGRIIVKPEAGDEQEAKRKAMAEKIGFDAYGVSEDMPDPVARAIGQLLDHLQAVDGKLEGMCGALKDLGSPYCAKDLPELREEDFAEIKDEAASKAG
- the trmJ gene encoding tRNA (cytosine(32)/uridine(32)-2'-O)-methyltransferase TrmJ gives rise to the protein MLQNIRVVLVNTSHPGNIGGVARAMKNMGLTRLVLVEPRVFPHHEADARASGANDLLEKAQVVATLEDALVGCNLVLGTSARDRRIPWPLLDPRECGTKVVEEAAGGAEIALVFGREDSGLTNEELQRCHYHVHIPSDPEFSSLNLGAAVQVLTYEVRMAWLAAAGQPSKVEKEEVASTKSGELATMDELERFYEHLEQTLVVIEFLDPEKPRHLMARLRRLYGRSSVSRAEMNILRGILTETQKAARGELLKRKD
- the suhB gene encoding type III secretion system regulator SuhB produces the protein MQPMLNIALRAARSASELIFRSIERLDTIKVDEKDAKDYVSEVDRAAEQKIIDALRKAYPTHGILGEETGLHKGSGEGEDYLWIIDPLDGTTNFLRGIPHFAVSIACKYRGRLEHAVVLDPVRQEEFTASRGRGAQLNGRRLRVSGRTSLDGALLGTGFPFRDDQMDNLENYLGMFRALVGQTAGIRRAGAASLDLAYVAAGRFDAFWESGLSEWDMAAGALLIQEAGGLVSDFTGGHDFLEKGHVVAGNTKCFKAVLTAIQPHLPASLKR
- a CDS encoding glycine zipper 2TM domain-containing protein, coding for MNKSLLVGAVLGAVGVTAGGAVATYSLVKSGPEYAQVLAVQPVKTQIKTPREVCKDVAVTRQKPVQDQHQIVGTVVGALAGGLLGNQVGGGNGKKLATVAGAVGGGYAGNKVQEGMQNRDTYTTTQTRCNTVNDISDKVVGYDVRYTLDGKEGSVRMDRDPGGQIPVDKEGRLVLGQNQQ
- the secF gene encoding protein translocase subunit SecF: MLRTINFMGVRNIAFGVTVLLTVLALFSWFHKGLNYGLDFTGGTLIELTYEKPADVTLVRNELVKAGYHEAIVQSFGATTDLLVRMPGEDPQLGHQVAEALQKVGGDNPASVKRVEFVGPQVGEELRDQGGLGMLMALVGIMIYLAFRFQWKFGVGAIVSLIHDVIVTVGILAYFQITFDLTVLAAVLAIIGYSLNDTIVVFDRVRENFRVLRKASLIENINISTTQTLLRTMATSISTLLAIAALMIFGGDNLWGFSLALFIGVLAGTYSSIYIANVVLIWLNLNSEDLIPPAATGKEVDDRP
- the secD gene encoding protein translocase subunit SecD produces the protein MLNKYPLWKYVLILAVLAIGFIYSAPNLYPDDPAIQITGASTSLQVNQADLDRASKALTDAGIQVKAATLAAGAKGGLLRLTKAEDQLPAKDVVRKAMGDDYVVALNLAQTTPQWLRSIGAHPMKLGLDLSGGVHFLLEVDMDKALDARLKVYEGDVKSLLRKEKLRYRSLPQFNGAIQLGFSDEASREQARALVRKNFNDFDIVPADLNGQPVLRLAMTPAKIAEIREYSIKQNLTTVRNRVNELGVAEPIVQRQGANRIVVELPGVQDTAEAKRILGKTANLEFRLAAEPGATRATAEEFEFREGNRPPALIERGLIITGDQVTDAKAGFDSQHGTPEVNIRLDGHGGDLMSRATRSNVGRSMAVIFIEQRPVTTYTKQMVDGVEKDVPVQTFKEEKKIISLATIQSPLGAQFRITGLNGQGESSELALLLRAGGLAAPMYFAEERTIGPSLGADNITKGIDAALWGMLFVSLFIIAIYRFFGIIATVALAGNMVMLLALMSLLGATLTLPGIAGIVLTMGMAVDANVLIFSRIREEIAAGMTVQRAINEGFGRAFTAILDSNLTTLLVGGILFAMGTGPVKGFAVTMSLGIFTSMFTAIMVTRAMVNLIFGGRDFKKLWI
- the yajC gene encoding preprotein translocase subunit YajC, with protein sequence MSFFISNAMADAAAPAAAGPMGGGFEWIFLVGFLVIFYLMIWRPQAKRAKEQKNLLGSLQKGDEVVTTGGIAGKITKVSDAFVVLEVSDTVEMKFQKGAIAATLPKGTLKAI